In Chanodichthys erythropterus isolate Z2021 chromosome 18, ASM2448905v1, whole genome shotgun sequence, the following are encoded in one genomic region:
- the LOC137006261 gene encoding uncharacterized protein: MEGTLEGTMSRKGKYSLPSAPKISRQHTTPALDPGKQNSPKLHPKDHSTADIHPKDHSTPQVHPKGHSAADLHPKDHSTPDLHRRGYCTPELYSSDDSTPDLYPRGHSSPEHNPRGHSTPDLYPRGHSSPEHNPRDHSRHIITERCTSRHISSEIRPLRHVSSEIHTSSSISTETGRSSHASSESHRPSHAAPSLVPSKHIEPHQTREQTSSLQTSLLRNILTKQEMMMDQLRIIFKTLQSMKSADETETVLDRNLLPLKDVSSLQEMEEQLHSNPDLQKQLVNTLALKGGVDVHECIWRIMQGLITNSLAQKINMRGINGKIGFQRLRLRDVVIAAVRRNRLTSAATEKDIDSTIKRWLYLAPDRDGGRREDEEKRVSGEYNRLTDL, encoded by the exons ATGGAAGGCACCCTGGAAGGAACAATGTCAAGAAAAGG AAAGTATTCATTGCCCAGTGCTCCAAAGATCAGTAGGCAGCACACCACTCCTGCATTAGACCCAGGAAAGCAAAACAGCCCCAAGCTCCACCCAAAAGACCACAGCACTGCTGACATCCACCCAAAAGACCACAGCACTCCTCAGGTCCACCCAAAAGGCCACAGTGCTGCTGACCTCCACCCAAAAGACCACAGCACTCCTGACCTCCATCGAAGAGGCTACTGCACTCCTGAGCTTTACTCAAGTGATGACAGCACTCCTGACCTCTACCCAAGAGGCCATAGCAGTCCTGAGCACAACCCAAGAGGCCACAGCACTCCTGACCTCTACCCAAGAGGCCATAGCAGTCCTGAGCACAACCCAAGAGACCATAGCAGGCACATTATCACTGAGCGCTGTACATCGAGGCACATCAGTTCTGAGATTCGTCCATTAAGGCATGTCAGCAGTGAGATCCACACATCAAGCAGCATCAGCACTGAGACTGGTAGATCAAGTCATGCCAGCTCTGAGAGCCATAGACCAAGCCATGCTGCACCTTCTCTAGTCCCATCAAAGCATATTGAGCCACACCAGACCAGGGAGCAGACATCTAGTTTGCAAACAT CCCTCCTGCGTAATATATTAACAAAACAGGAAATGATGATGGACCAACTGCGAATCATCTTCAAGACCCTGCAGAGTATGAAATCGGCTGATGAGACAGAGACAGTCCTGGATCGAAATTTGTTGCCACTTAAAGATGTCAGTTCTCTTCAGGAAATGGAGGAACAACTACATAGTAATCCTGACCTCCAGAAACAGTTG GTAAACACGCTGGCTCTCAAAGGTGGGGTGGACGTCCACGAGTGCATTTGGAGGATTATGCAGGGCCTGATTACTAACTCTTTGGCGCAAAAAATCAACATGAGAGGAATAAATGGAAAAATTGGTTTCCAGCGCTTACGTTTAAGGGATGTTGTGATTG CGGCTGTGAGGCGTAACCGTCTGACGTCTGCGGCCACAGAAAAGGACATTGATTCCACCATCAAAAGATGGCTATATCTGGCCCCAGATAGGGATGGTGGCAGGAGAGAGGATGAAGAGAAAAGAGTGTCAGGAGAGTACAACAGGTTAACGGATCTGTGA